agacgccatgtttccttcttgccagctcggggtcctgcgcctgtcgatgacatcatACAGAGATCGGCTGGTTGTATGACTTATGGAAGTTATGTTACCACATTCAAAAACATGTAGGcattaagaaacacaaatttaataataTGTGAAagaattgaaaaagagatgcatTATATTTTGGCCtagcggtattgccgtagtattgGCAGGCACAGGACTCCAAGCAGACCAGAAACTTCaacaccagaaaactacaatcggcattgcattttctcaatggaattaactgaaggaacaccgtctgaggagtcacgccaaggtcttatgctttctgctccataggtaacaacatttaccgtaatgtttttaaaCAGTCagggcgatatggtgtaaaactaccctgaaatgtatgcacGTACTGCCCCTagcaccaggaaactacacactgccactttaactgCCTCTTATCTGCTCACGTCTCAAAGGGGAGctcaagtctaaattgtccaaaatCTATGGAAACgctgtttcaaacaagcaccATTTCCATCTTTGCTGTTATTCTCACCTCTAGCTCAACAAATGtagagccctgtgattggccagacacaaaactgctcaggccaatggtatgcctgctgaggctacaatggagcgtggctaggtcAACCTGCAGAGCTAGATCTTTTTGCTACTGCTATGGTTTGCCTGGATATACAGAACCGAATAAAGTTACGACTGTTAAACACATAAAGATAAATACTCAGAACACAACATTTTGAACATAAAACAGTAGAGGTTTGTTGTAGTTTAACCATGTGCACAGCTTCTTATTTCAATAGCGGAAGTAGAGTGCATGATATCCGTTAGGTAAGTAATTTTGGAGACAGgccaaactcaccttttgcaaacGGTCTTTCTCTGGCATGTCAGCTTTGTGCAACTCTGCAACGACAAAGTGACCCAACAGGTTAAAATAGGAAGAAAAATTACGTTTCTATTGAGCACAAGAAGATGAGTCCTTACAATCTGACACAGTTGCGCCTTTGTTGTGGATTTTGCTCCATTCTTTTCTAaaagataaaaaacaaacaattaaCATGATTTATTTTCCAACATCACGACAATGATCCTGACAAACGCCTCCGTACCCGTCTCCGAGTCCATGCCGTCACTGGATTTTTGCGTGGTTGCTGTTTCTGCGTTAGACTCTGGGGACTCGTTCTGATCGTCCAGGTCGCCTGTCCAGTCTTCCAGTTTGGACTCCTCCAGGCCAGGAAAGCAAATCACAACTAAATACCAGTGAGACCTGAACAAGAAAACATGAGATTTAAAAATCTAcagaataaaaacattttctttatttttagttCACTCACTCCTGGTTGACAGGCACAAACACAAAGTCCTTTTTAAAGATGTCCACGTGTCGAGTCCACGTCTTCACTCGCTGGTGCCGCCTCTGCCTTTGACAACTTGTTTGACACCCGAAACACAATTTTTAAAAATCCTTAGTAAGTTAAAAATGAGAATTTAAATTTTAACGGAAAGAATTGTTTTAATTAACAATAACTCCTAACACCCATTAATTATTAAACTAGTGAAAACTGTGACTTACGAGTCATTTTTAACACCTTCACTGGCATTGTCCCGGCGCGTCAGCTGCTTGAAGAAGAAGCTGCTGAAGATGTGGCAGCGCTCAGTGAAGTCAGCGGACGCGTTCTGGATGAGGAATCTGAATTGGAAACATCAGTGGACTTAAACGACATCACAAAGAGTTACTCATCTCACTAACCAAATGATTGCACTCACTTCAGGTAAAAATCAATGATGACATCATTAAGGTACTGCCCACTGTCAAGGCACCGCAGGTCTTCCATGGTGACGGTTATTCCTCCTTTCTGCGGGGGTGGGGGGAACTGTATCAACCTAAGAACAGGAGGgacatatttttatttatgtttgacAGATCTTTAGTCTGAAGACATGGGTGACTTGCCTTCGAGCAAGACCTCGATGTTTAAATTTGATCCAGTTAGAGTCGGGTTTCTGCAGAAATACAGAGTAGGAGTCTTTTGATCTACGATGGCAAACGGCGTAGACGAGCTGGGCCTCCTCCTTTGGGTTCTGTCAAAGTAAAACTTTAATAAACTAAAGCGCAGACGGTAAAGCTGATAAATCCGTAAACGTATGTTTTGACAATCTAACGACTTCATAAAAAACCTTCTGTTTATTGTGTTCATTCGTTTGGATCTTCTAAGCAGCTGGACTGCTTCTGCTGGATCCACTTACATCAGGGGACTTCTGAACTTCCTGTTCCGGGTCCTTATTTGGTTCAACTTGTGTCTCCGTGTCTTCTTCTGGGTCCGGATCCTTCTCCGGATTTGACTCCTTCTGGAAGTCCGTATCCAGCCAGATATGGGCTGTGGGGATTTCGTTTCCATCGTTATCTGAACTGTCCTGCTCCTCCGCCGGTTTACACTCAGAGTCCTTTATGCCCAGCATGGAGAGCAGGTGTGAGTCCAGTCCAGTCTTCCTAATCAGCTCTATGCTGCTGTCCAGAGAAAGGACCGGAGTATCAAGGTCCTCCATGCTAAAATGTCCCTCGTCACCGTGGGCTGGAAGGATTTCTGTCATGCTGTTGATGCAGTCGAGATCCAGCACAGAACGCAGCAAAGCTCCTTCCATTCCCTCCAAAGGATCTTTGAGAGTGAGCAGGACAAAAGGGCTGGCTTTCCCTATTCAAATAAAGAGCTTTGTCACTTTGAGCAACAAAAGAGTCAAAGTTTAGATTAGTGTTCCTGTTATCCCACCTGTATTTATGAATCCATCGTCTTCGACACTCAGCTGACTAAGGTCCTCCCGTAAAGCCGCTGCAGCTGTTTCTGACACATATAACAGCAGGATGCCAAAAAAGGGCTCCCCGTCGTCTTCAAAGTGAAACTCCCACACCTCCATCTCCTGCTGAGTCCAAATGCTGTACCTCCTCAGCTCTCTGCGCTCAAAACTCACCGTCCCATTCTGCTGCTGGCTTGTATCTGGGGACACCAGGAGGTATGATTAGCTTTATGTCTGCAAGTGCTGACATCATGTTAGGTGTTACGTGGGTACTGCTTCTGCAGAAATACCTGTACTGACTCTTGTATGTAGTGAATTTTCTTTAACAGAAGCGTTTGTTACACTGATAAATCCAGGATCAAACCCGAGTGAATAACCTTCTTAGCTGACGGAGGTAGAGAGTCATCGGCTCTGGG
This sequence is a window from Nothobranchius furzeri strain GRZ-AD chromosome 14, NfurGRZ-RIMD1, whole genome shotgun sequence. Protein-coding genes within it:
- the LOC107389751 gene encoding sentrin-specific protease 7 isoform X5 encodes the protein MGKDFKRRKEAANNTRSKSLPLESSLKITTPSSQRKGAKKRQKKSQEDKAESLEAEEGMVDGDGGEEAEETIAEVLDCVLSSKPAGDTTSCDELSSDSVEDRPTATVKTKQQLKRKNKPLGFQFNGRSSSKRLCKSVLRLSGEDGGQLSFSGDDGVEASFSGEDGIDGGQVFASVSLEDSEEHINLENIDHCILQFTVGGDDGTEALVPVITPNVESRLDGTTQTSPSEPIVLSSDDEESNNKPQRSSEVIFPVSDTTIQESVSKWMDAPDLQDQQRAVDESPCSGPASPLPEDDYSCLSVAFCSLRCGGYKARANGSFVIAKHKIIIPLKDTSQQQNGTVSFERRELRRYSIWTQQEMEVWEFHFEDDGEPFFGILLLYVSETAAAALREDLSQLSVEDDGFINTGKASPFVLLTLKDPLEGMEGALLRSVLDLDCINSMTEILPAHGDEGHFSMEDLDTPVLSLDSSIELIRKTGLDSHLLSMLGIKDSECKPAEEQDSSDNDGNEIPTAHIWLDTDFQKESNPEKDPDPEEDTETQVEPNKDPEQEVQKSPDNPKEEAQLVYAVCHRRSKDSYSVFLQKPDSNWIKFKHRGLARRLIQFPPPPQKGGITVTMEDLRCLDSGQYLNDVIIDFYLKFLIQNASADFTERCHIFSSFFFKQLTRRDNASEGVKNDSCQRQRRHQRVKTWTRHVDIFKKDFVFVPVNQESHWYLVVICFPGLEESKLEDWTGDLDDQNESPESNAETATTQKSSDGMDSETEKNGAKSTTKAQLCQISCTKLTCQRKTVCKRPCILIMDSLKLSLHERVFKLLREYLQSEWEARRGSSRDFGPDQMKSSHCKVPLQDNSTDCGLYLLQYVECFLKDPVVHFDLPLHLQQWFPRQLIRNKRDKIRDLILNLYRHQNLENNKK